The following coding sequences lie in one Xanthomonas hortorum pv. pelargonii genomic window:
- a CDS encoding DUF6172 family protein, giving the protein MRKTYQLNLEGKNRDRLLESSKNDIRKYIRRERRKDLPEGADYWDFDMRFGVDEASAAPLPPAELIRSINALTSEGGEQFFVEILRKPGKRIPRVDGDSGMGGELDFEQD; this is encoded by the coding sequence ATGCGCAAGACCTACCAGCTCAACCTCGAAGGCAAGAACCGCGATCGTCTGCTGGAGTCCAGCAAGAACGATATCCGCAAGTACATCCGCCGCGAGCGCCGCAAGGACTTGCCGGAAGGCGCGGATTATTGGGACTTCGACATGCGCTTCGGGGTGGACGAGGCCAGCGCCGCGCCGCTGCCGCCGGCCGAGCTGATCCGCTCGATCAATGCGCTCACCAGCGAAGGTGGCGAGCAGTTCTTCGTGGAAATCCTGCGCAAGCCCGGCAAGCGCATCCCGCGCGTGGATGGCGATAGCGGCATGGGCGGCGAGCTGGATTTCGAGCAGGACTGA
- a CDS encoding FAD/NAD(P)-binding protein: METHITVIGAGFCGTALVRALAQTADAQVRITLVGVAETFGSGIAYGAARPEHLLNVRAKDLGIDAQAPGAFADTLHLGDSGRLEFLPRLAYGDYLRSELDTAVSGAQASIMRLSQEAVAVERVRKGFRVFLANGDAFHSDRVVLAVGALQPQALAGIGPRLSVHPRYIGWPWQGDALARLSPDDDVLIVGTGLTMVDVALTLHARGHRGRLVAISRRGLAPQAHLRQPGAALELPPHLQRALKDADLRGLLRGVRQLSAVVDDWRRVVDALRPHLQPLWQRLELPERARFLRHLRPYWEVARHRVAPGAAEQLAQLQASGQLQVTAARLLRARWVPDGVEAVIRPRGAADAQTGHYDAVIRATGLDTDIDRTSDPLIAGMREAGLLRADPLGLGVDTDAQLRVRDSAGQIVPGLYCVGPLLRGRYWEITAVPELRVATRALAERLLLGAMPALQPEPEHVPREVNARL; this comes from the coding sequence ATGGAAACCCATATCACCGTCATCGGTGCCGGCTTTTGCGGTACCGCGCTGGTTCGTGCGCTGGCGCAGACGGCCGACGCGCAGGTCCGCATCACTTTGGTCGGCGTGGCCGAGACCTTCGGCAGCGGCATTGCCTATGGTGCGGCGCGGCCGGAGCACTTGCTCAACGTGCGTGCCAAAGACCTGGGGATCGATGCACAAGCGCCCGGTGCATTCGCAGATACCCTGCATCTTGGCGATAGCGGGCGGTTGGAATTCCTGCCGCGCCTGGCCTATGGCGATTATCTGCGCAGCGAGCTGGATACCGCGGTCAGCGGCGCGCAGGCCTCGATCATGCGGCTATCGCAAGAGGCGGTGGCAGTGGAGCGCGTGCGCAAGGGGTTTCGCGTGTTTCTGGCCAATGGCGATGCCTTCCATAGCGACCGCGTGGTGTTGGCGGTCGGTGCGCTGCAACCGCAGGCGCTTGCCGGCATCGGCCCGCGTTTGAGCGTGCATCCGCGCTATATCGGTTGGCCGTGGCAGGGCGATGCCCTGGCGCGGTTGTCGCCCGACGATGACGTGCTGATCGTTGGCACCGGGCTGACTATGGTGGATGTGGCATTGACCCTGCATGCGCGCGGGCATCGTGGCCGGCTGGTGGCGATCTCGCGGCGGGGGCTGGCACCACAGGCGCATCTGCGTCAGCCAGGCGCGGCGCTGGAATTGCCGCCGCATCTGCAGCGCGCGCTCAAGGACGCCGACCTGCGTGGCCTGCTACGCGGCGTGCGTCAGCTGAGCGCAGTGGTCGACGATTGGCGGCGCGTTGTGGATGCTCTGCGCCCGCATCTGCAGCCGTTGTGGCAGCGTCTTGAGCTACCTGAGCGTGCGCGCTTTCTGCGTCACTTGCGGCCGTATTGGGAAGTGGCGCGGCATCGGGTTGCGCCGGGCGCGGCAGAACAACTGGCGCAGCTGCAGGCCTCAGGCCAATTGCAGGTGACCGCTGCACGCTTGCTGCGTGCGCGTTGGGTGCCCGATGGCGTGGAGGCGGTGATCCGCCCGCGTGGTGCTGCCGACGCGCAGACCGGCCATTACGATGCGGTGATCCGTGCGACCGGCTTGGATACTGACATCGACCGCACCAGCGACCCGCTGATCGCCGGTATGCGCGAGGCCGGCCTGCTGCGTGCCGATCCGTTGGGACTGGGTGTGGATACCGACGCGCAATTGCGCGTGCGCGATAGCGCCGGGCAAATCGTGCCGGGGTTGTATTGCGTTGGTCCGCTGTTGCGTGGGCGCTATTGGGAAATCACTGCGGTGCCGGAGTTGCGCGTCGCCACGCGTGCGTTGGCCGAGCGTCTGTTGTTGGGCGCGATGCCGGCGTTACAGCCGGAGCCGGAACATGTGCCGCGCGAGGTCAATGCGCGTTTGTAA
- a CDS encoding VirK family protein has protein sequence MPRLAATALLATLCACALPAWASESLNTRAEVLAALEAGYDVSLTTDLARCTPEEGTPVTQTRGGRHIDAYRITEDGTAAFSGSHFTVANDGKPIQQFMRYQLRPDGSVRFTTYMYDLPGLQQRGPVLAYQCTINQGIRFHAD, from the coding sequence ATGCCCCGTCTTGCTGCCACTGCCTTGCTCGCCACGCTGTGCGCTTGCGCGCTGCCCGCCTGGGCCAGCGAATCGCTCAACACCCGTGCTGAAGTGCTCGCGGCCCTGGAGGCCGGCTATGACGTCAGCCTGACGACCGATCTCGCTCGCTGCACGCCCGAAGAAGGCACCCCGGTCACCCAGACCCGTGGCGGCCGCCATATCGATGCCTATCGCATCACCGAGGACGGCACCGCCGCATTCTCCGGTTCGCATTTCACCGTGGCCAATGACGGCAAGCCGATCCAGCAGTTCATGCGTTATCAGCTGCGCCCGGATGGCAGCGTGCGTTTCACCACCTACATGTACGACCTGCCGGGCCTGCAACAACGTGGCCCGGTGCTGGCCTATCAATGCACGATCAACCAGGGCATCCGCTTCCACGCCGATTGA
- a CDS encoding TetR/AcrR family transcriptional regulator gives MSKASSYPVSGRGPADHDVRDQIVAAATEHFSRYGYEKTAVSDLAKAIGFSKAYIYKFFESKQAIGEMICSNCLREIETEVRAAVDEAEQPPEKLRRLFKVIIEASLRLFFQDRKLYEIATSAATERWQSVIAYEVRIHKVLQDVLQQGRQSGDFERKTPLDEATQAIYVVMRPYMNPLLLQHSLEHADEVPLLLSGLVLRSLSP, from the coding sequence ATGAGCAAAGCATCCAGCTATCCCGTTTCAGGCCGTGGTCCGGCCGACCACGATGTGCGCGACCAGATCGTGGCAGCGGCAACCGAGCACTTCAGCCGCTACGGCTACGAGAAGACGGCCGTGTCCGATCTGGCCAAGGCGATCGGGTTCTCCAAGGCCTACATCTACAAGTTCTTCGAATCCAAGCAGGCCATCGGCGAGATGATCTGCAGCAACTGCCTGCGCGAGATCGAGACCGAGGTGCGCGCGGCGGTGGACGAGGCCGAGCAGCCGCCCGAGAAGCTGCGGCGGCTGTTCAAGGTGATCATTGAGGCCAGCCTCCGCTTGTTTTTCCAGGATCGCAAGCTGTATGAGATTGCGACCTCGGCGGCGACCGAGCGCTGGCAGTCGGTGATCGCTTACGAGGTGCGCATCCATAAAGTGCTGCAGGACGTGCTGCAGCAAGGCCGGCAAAGTGGCGATTTCGAGCGCAAGACGCCACTGGACGAAGCCACCCAGGCGATCTATGTGGTGATGCGCCCGTACATGAATCCGCTGCTGCTGCAGCACAGCCTGGAGCATGCCGACGAGGTGCCGCTGCTGCTGTCGGGTCTGGTGTTGCGGAGCCTTTCGCCCTGA
- a CDS encoding efflux RND transporter permease subunit — translation MSEGRFNLSALAVRERSITLFLIFLISLAGLVAFLKLGRAEDPAFTVKVMTIITAWPGATPQEMQDQVAEKLEKRLQELRWYDRSETYTRPGLAFTTLTLLDSTPPSQVQEQFYQARKKVGDEVGNLPAGVIGPMVNDEYADVTFALFALKAKGEPQRLLARDVESLRQRMLHVPGVKKVNIIGEQPERIFVEFSHERLATLGVGPQEVFAALNAQNALNAAGSVETRGPQVFIRLDGALDSLQKIRDTPLVVQGRTLKLSDIASVKRGYEDPSTFMIRSGGEPALLLGIIMRDGWNGLELGKSLDSEVGAINAELPLGMRLSKVTDQAVNIDASVGEFMTKFFVALLVVMLVCFVSMGWRVGIVVAAAVPLTLAAVFVVMLATGKNFDRITLGSLILALGLLVDDAIIAIEMMVVKMEEGYSRVAASAYAWSHTAAPMLSGTLVTAVGFMPNGFAASTAGEYTSNMFWIVGIALIVSWVVAVVFTPYLGVKMLPDLKKIEGGHAAMYDTPRYNRFRNALARVIARKWLVAGSVIGLFVLAILGMGIVKKQFFPISDRPEVLVEVQLPYGTSITQTSAATAKLEAWLAKQDEAKIVTAYIGQGAPRFFLAMGPELPDPSFAKIVVRTDNPHERDALKLRMRKAVSEGLAPEARVRVTQLTFGPYSQFPVAYRVSGADPQVLRGIAAQVKQVLQDSPMLRTVNTDWGTRTPTLHFTLEQDRLQAVGLTSTAVAQQLQFLLSGVPITLVREDIRSVQVVARSAGETRFDPARIADFTLAGANGQRVPLSQVGSVDVRMEEPILRRRDRVPTITVGGDVDDQLQPPDVSAAITKQLQPIIDKLPSGYQIKEAGSIEESGKATAAMLPLFPIMLAVTLIIIILQVRSMSAMVMVFLTSPLGLIGVVPTLILFQQPFGINALVGLIALSGILMRNTLILIGQIHHNEAEGLDPFHALVEATVQRARPVILTALAAILAFIPLTHSVFWGTLAYTLIGGTLAGTILTLVFLPAMYSIWFKIRPENSGAPTSAKHA, via the coding sequence GTGAGCGAGGGCCGCTTCAATCTCTCGGCGCTCGCGGTGCGCGAGCGCTCCATTACGCTGTTCCTGATCTTTCTGATTTCGTTGGCCGGCCTGGTCGCGTTCCTCAAGCTTGGCCGTGCGGAGGACCCGGCATTCACGGTCAAGGTGATGACCATCATCACTGCCTGGCCGGGCGCAACGCCGCAGGAAATGCAGGACCAGGTCGCCGAAAAACTCGAAAAGCGCCTGCAGGAACTGCGCTGGTACGACCGCAGCGAAACCTATACGCGCCCCGGTCTTGCGTTTACGACGTTGACGTTGCTGGACAGCACACCGCCCAGCCAGGTGCAGGAGCAGTTCTATCAGGCGCGCAAGAAGGTGGGCGATGAAGTCGGCAACCTGCCGGCCGGCGTGATCGGGCCGATGGTCAACGACGAATATGCCGACGTCACCTTTGCGCTGTTCGCGTTGAAGGCCAAGGGCGAGCCGCAACGCTTGCTCGCACGCGATGTGGAAAGCCTGCGCCAGCGCATGTTGCACGTGCCGGGCGTCAAGAAGGTCAACATCATCGGCGAGCAGCCTGAGCGCATCTTTGTCGAGTTCTCGCACGAACGTCTGGCTACGCTGGGCGTCGGTCCGCAGGAGGTGTTTGCCGCGCTCAATGCGCAAAACGCCTTGAATGCGGCAGGTTCGGTGGAAACGCGTGGGCCGCAGGTGTTCATTCGCCTGGACGGCGCGCTCGACAGTTTGCAGAAAATTCGCGACACCCCGCTGGTGGTGCAGGGCCGCACCTTGAAGCTGTCGGATATCGCCAGCGTCAAACGTGGTTATGAAGATCCGTCCACTTTCATGATCCGCAGTGGCGGCGAGCCGGCGTTGCTGCTGGGCATCATCATGCGCGATGGCTGGAACGGCCTGGAGTTGGGCAAATCGCTGGATAGCGAAGTGGGCGCGATCAATGCCGAGCTGCCGCTGGGCATGCGCCTGAGCAAGGTCACCGACCAGGCGGTCAACATCGACGCGTCGGTGGGCGAGTTCATGACCAAGTTCTTCGTCGCGCTGCTGGTGGTGATGCTGGTGTGCTTCGTCAGCATGGGCTGGCGCGTGGGTATCGTGGTGGCAGCCGCGGTGCCGCTGACGCTGGCGGCGGTGTTCGTGGTGATGCTGGCCACCGGCAAGAATTTTGACCGCATCACGCTGGGCTCGTTGATCCTGGCGCTGGGGCTGTTGGTGGACGACGCCATCATCGCCATCGAGATGATGGTGGTGAAAATGGAGGAGGGCTACAGCCGCGTCGCCGCATCGGCCTATGCGTGGAGCCATACCGCCGCGCCGATGTTGTCCGGCACGTTGGTGACTGCAGTGGGCTTCATGCCGAACGGCTTTGCCGCTTCCACTGCCGGCGAATACACCAGCAACATGTTCTGGATCGTGGGGATCGCGTTGATCGTCTCGTGGGTGGTGGCCGTGGTGTTCACGCCTTACCTTGGCGTCAAGATGCTGCCCGACCTGAAGAAGATCGAAGGCGGCCACGCCGCGATGTACGACACGCCGCGCTACAACCGCTTCCGCAATGCGCTCGCACGCGTCATCGCACGCAAGTGGCTGGTCGCCGGCTCGGTGATCGGGTTGTTTGTCCTGGCCATCCTTGGCATGGGCATCGTCAAGAAGCAGTTCTTTCCGATCTCCGATCGCCCCGAAGTCTTGGTCGAAGTACAACTGCCGTACGGCACCTCGATCACCCAGACCAGTGCCGCTACCGCCAAGCTGGAAGCCTGGCTTGCCAAGCAGGACGAAGCGAAGATTGTGACCGCGTATATCGGGCAGGGCGCGCCGCGCTTCTTCCTGGCAATGGGCCCGGAGTTGCCGGATCCGTCATTTGCCAAGATCGTGGTGCGCACCGACAACCCGCACGAACGCGATGCATTGAAGCTGCGCATGCGCAAGGCCGTCTCCGAAGGCCTGGCACCGGAGGCGCGCGTGCGTGTGACGCAACTGACCTTCGGCCCGTACTCGCAATTTCCGGTGGCGTACCGTGTCAGTGGTGCCGACCCGCAGGTGTTGCGCGGTATCGCCGCGCAGGTCAAGCAGGTCCTGCAGGACAGCCCGATGCTGCGCACCGTCAACACCGACTGGGGCACCCGCACACCAACGCTGCATTTCACTCTGGAGCAGGATCGTCTGCAGGCAGTGGGGCTGACCTCGACCGCAGTCGCTCAGCAGCTGCAGTTCCTGCTCAGCGGTGTGCCGATCACGCTGGTGCGCGAAGATATTCGCAGCGTGCAGGTGGTGGCGCGTTCGGCCGGCGAGACGCGTTTTGATCCGGCACGCATCGCCGATTTCACCCTGGCCGGCGCCAATGGCCAACGCGTGCCGCTGTCGCAGGTGGGCAGCGTGGATGTGCGGATGGAAGAGCCGATCCTGCGGCGCCGCGATCGTGTGCCGACGATCACGGTGGGCGGCGATGTCGACGACCAACTGCAGCCGCCGGATGTCTCGGCTGCGATCACCAAGCAGTTGCAGCCGATCATCGACAAACTGCCCAGCGGATATCAGATCAAGGAGGCCGGTTCCATCGAGGAGTCCGGCAAGGCGACTGCCGCGATGCTGCCGTTGTTCCCGATCATGCTGGCGGTCACCTTGATCATCATCATCCTGCAAGTGCGGTCGATGTCGGCGATGGTGATGGTGTTCCTGACCAGCCCGCTGGGGCTGATCGGCGTGGTGCCCACCTTGATCCTGTTCCAGCAACCGTTCGGCATCAATGCACTGGTGGGCTTGATTGCGCTCTCGGGCATCTTGATGCGCAACACGCTGATCCTGATCGGGCAGATTCATCACAACGAGGCCGAAGGGCTGGACCCGTTCCACGCCTTGGTGGAAGCCACCGTGCAGCGTGCCAGGCCGGTGATCCTGACCGCGCTGGCCGCGATTCTGGCGTTCATCCCGCTCACGCACTCGGTGTTCTGGGGCACGCTGGCCTACACGCTGATCGGCGGCACGCTGGCCGGCACGATTTTGACCCTGGTGTTTCTGCCGGCGATGTATTCGATCTGGTTCAAGATCCGGCCGGAGAACAGCGGCGCGCCGACGTCTGCCAAGCACGCATGA
- a CDS encoding efflux transporter outer membrane subunit, translated as MSSLRTLAALIAASLAAGCAVGPEYTRPSAPLPDRYLGQAAAEQRQAATRADLPTWWTGFDDPDLSRYVTQALAQNLDLAQASARVTQARAGLTAATAALLPSGNISGNATRAYQSLETPLGQMLSSTPDFDRYASTYEANLSASWELDLFGGLRRGRQAALADYQASEAGAAATRLAVAAQTADIYISIRGLQARLEVAQRQVATQQGLLSMVTLLHGKGLAPELQLHQAQGALAQAQASVPGIESGLVAAMNALDVMLGVAPGTHRAELATSKPIPLAPRIAETGTPGDLLRRRPDLIVAERRLAASNARIGVAMAEYYPKFSLSGLLGSATAISGANLFTSDANQSAGVLGLRWRLFDFGRINAQIAQAKGQEAEQLAAYRLAVLRATEDVENALTALVKREQQAAVLSQGVDALGKARGASALAYEKGVVSLIEVLNADDSLLRTSDAQVQARTDAARSAVATFKALGGGWQSGATDAVAVQ; from the coding sequence ATGTCGTCACTTCGCACCCTTGCCGCGCTCATCGCCGCCAGTCTTGCCGCAGGCTGCGCCGTTGGCCCGGAGTACACCCGCCCATCGGCGCCCCTGCCGGATCGCTATCTCGGCCAGGCAGCGGCCGAGCAGCGCCAGGCCGCCACACGGGCCGATCTACCGACCTGGTGGACCGGTTTCGACGACCCGGACCTGAGCCGCTACGTCACCCAGGCGCTGGCGCAGAACCTGGACCTGGCCCAGGCCAGCGCCCGCGTCACTCAAGCCCGCGCCGGGCTGACCGCTGCCACGGCCGCACTGCTGCCTTCGGGCAACATCAGCGGCAACGCGACCCGCGCCTATCAGTCACTGGAAACGCCGCTGGGCCAGATGCTCAGCAGCACGCCCGACTTCGACCGCTATGCCAGCACCTACGAAGCCAACCTGAGCGCGAGCTGGGAGCTGGATCTGTTCGGCGGCCTGCGTCGCGGGCGCCAGGCCGCACTCGCCGACTATCAGGCCAGCGAAGCCGGTGCAGCCGCCACCAGGCTGGCAGTGGCCGCGCAGACCGCCGACATCTACATCAGCATCCGCGGCCTGCAGGCACGCCTGGAGGTGGCGCAGCGCCAGGTCGCCACGCAACAGGGCCTGCTGTCCATGGTGACGCTGCTGCATGGCAAAGGACTCGCCCCCGAGCTGCAGCTGCACCAGGCACAAGGCGCGCTTGCACAGGCGCAGGCATCGGTGCCCGGTATCGAAAGCGGCCTGGTCGCGGCAATGAATGCACTGGACGTGATGTTGGGTGTTGCGCCAGGGACGCATCGTGCAGAGCTGGCCACCAGCAAACCCATTCCGCTTGCACCGCGCATTGCCGAAACGGGCACGCCCGGCGACCTGCTGCGGCGCCGCCCGGACCTGATCGTTGCCGAGCGCCGGCTGGCAGCGTCGAACGCGCGCATCGGCGTGGCAATGGCCGAGTACTACCCGAAATTTTCGCTCAGCGGATTACTCGGCAGCGCCACCGCCATCTCCGGCGCCAACCTGTTCACCAGCGATGCCAACCAATCTGCCGGCGTGCTGGGTTTGCGCTGGCGGCTGTTCGATTTCGGCCGCATCAATGCGCAGATCGCACAGGCCAAGGGTCAGGAAGCCGAGCAGCTGGCGGCGTATCGCCTGGCCGTGTTGCGCGCCACGGAAGACGTGGAAAATGCGTTGACCGCACTGGTCAAACGCGAGCAGCAGGCAGCGGTGCTATCGCAAGGCGTGGATGCACTCGGCAAGGCGCGTGGTGCATCGGCGCTGGCCTATGAGAAAGGCGTGGTCAGCCTGATCGAAGTCTTGAATGCCGACGACAGCTTGCTGCGTACCTCCGATGCGCAGGTGCAGGCACGCACCGACGCGGCACGCAGTGCAGTGGCCACCTTCAAGGCGTTGGGCGGCGGTTGGCAATCCGGCGCCACCGATGCGGTCGCGGTGCAGTAG
- a CDS encoding efflux RND transporter periplasmic adaptor subunit, with amino-acid sequence MLRRRLVISTFLCALPLALIACGEAPPPDPRTATPLVRVATVEEAGTAARSFSGTVAARVQSDLGFRVSGKVLERLVDTGQRVTRGQPLLRIDPVDLQLAARAQQDAVAAAQARAQQTADDEARYRDLRGTGAISASAYDQIKAAADAAKAQLSAAQAQAEVARNSKRYSDLLADADGVVMETLVEPGQVVAAGQPVVRLAHAGRREAIVQLPETLRPPVGSVAQATLFGNAGVTVPATLRQLSDSADRLTRTFEARYVLDGALADAPLGTTVSIRIADGPAASTQAGLQVPLAALFDAGKGTGVWVIAGNPAKVSWRPVTVLGLDDDHANVAGKLARGERIVALGAHLLREGEQVRVANTIAPASGATNATKTASAAGAQP; translated from the coding sequence ATGCTTCGCCGCCGCCTCGTTATCTCCACCTTCCTGTGTGCGCTGCCGCTGGCATTGATCGCCTGCGGCGAGGCGCCGCCGCCCGACCCCCGCACTGCGACCCCGCTGGTGCGCGTGGCCACCGTCGAAGAGGCCGGTACGGCAGCGCGCAGCTTCTCCGGCACGGTCGCCGCGCGGGTGCAGAGTGATCTGGGCTTTCGGGTCTCCGGCAAGGTGCTGGAGCGGCTGGTCGATACCGGCCAGCGGGTCACGCGCGGGCAGCCGTTGCTGCGGATCGACCCGGTCGATCTCCAGCTCGCCGCACGCGCGCAGCAGGACGCGGTGGCAGCCGCGCAGGCACGCGCGCAGCAGACTGCCGACGATGAGGCGCGCTACCGCGATCTGCGTGGCACCGGCGCCATCTCCGCCTCCGCCTACGACCAGATCAAGGCCGCAGCGGATGCCGCCAAGGCGCAGCTGAGCGCGGCCCAGGCGCAGGCCGAGGTGGCCCGCAATTCCAAGCGCTACAGCGATCTGTTGGCCGACGCCGACGGCGTGGTGATGGAAACACTGGTCGAACCAGGGCAGGTCGTGGCCGCCGGCCAGCCGGTGGTGCGGCTGGCGCATGCCGGGCGCCGCGAGGCGATCGTGCAGCTGCCGGAAACATTGCGCCCGCCGGTTGGCTCGGTCGCGCAGGCCACGCTGTTCGGCAATGCAGGCGTCACGGTGCCGGCCACGCTGCGTCAGCTGTCCGACAGCGCAGACCGGCTGACCCGCACCTTCGAGGCGCGCTACGTGCTCGACGGCGCATTGGCCGATGCCCCGCTGGGCACTACCGTCAGCATCCGCATTGCCGACGGCCCGGCCGCCAGCACGCAGGCCGGCCTGCAGGTGCCGCTGGCCGCGCTGTTCGATGCGGGCAAGGGGACGGGCGTGTGGGTGATTGCCGGCAACCCGGCCAAGGTGAGCTGGCGGCCGGTGACGGTGCTGGGCCTGGACGACGACCATGCCAACGTGGCCGGCAAGCTGGCGCGTGGCGAGCGCATCGTTGCGCTGGGTGCGCACCTGTTGCGCGAAGGTGAGCAGGTGCGGGTAGCCAACACGATTGCGCCTGCCAGTGGCGCGACCAATGCTACCAAGACCGCGAGCGCGGCAGGAGCGCAGCCGTGA
- a CDS encoding SDR family NAD(P)-dependent oxidoreductase has protein sequence MLIPSAHPQLPPRDQRVLIAGGSRGIGLAIADAFVRNGAHVSLCARNADGLAHAAHALAPHGAPVHTFACDLSDAAQIEAYVDAAAQALDGLDVVINNASGYGHGNDDASWQAGLDVDLMAAVRCNRAALPHLRNSAAAVILNISSINAQRPTPRAIAYSSAKAALNYYTTTLAAELARERIRVNAIAPGSIEFPDGLWARRRDEEPELYARIRDSIPFGGFGQVQHIADAALFLASPQARWITGQVLAVDGGQSLEVN, from the coding sequence ATGCTCATTCCTTCAGCACACCCGCAACTCCCGCCGCGCGACCAACGTGTCCTGATCGCAGGCGGTAGCCGTGGCATCGGCCTGGCCATTGCCGACGCGTTCGTGCGCAATGGCGCGCACGTCTCGCTGTGCGCACGCAATGCCGATGGCCTCGCACACGCCGCACATGCGTTGGCGCCGCACGGCGCGCCGGTCCACACCTTCGCCTGCGACCTATCGGATGCTGCGCAAATCGAGGCCTATGTGGATGCTGCAGCGCAGGCATTGGATGGTCTTGATGTGGTGATCAACAACGCCTCCGGCTATGGACACGGCAATGACGATGCAAGCTGGCAGGCCGGCCTGGACGTGGATCTGATGGCCGCGGTGCGTTGCAATCGCGCCGCGCTGCCACACTTACGCAACAGCGCTGCGGCGGTGATCCTCAACATCAGCTCGATCAACGCGCAACGCCCCACACCACGCGCGATCGCCTACTCCAGCGCCAAGGCGGCGCTCAATTACTACACCACCACGCTGGCCGCAGAACTGGCGCGCGAGCGCATCCGCGTAAACGCGATTGCGCCAGGCTCGATCGAATTTCCGGACGGACTATGGGCACGGCGTCGCGATGAAGAACCGGAACTGTATGCACGCATCCGCGACAGCATCCCGTTCGGCGGATTCGGGCAGGTGCAACACATTGCCGATGCGGCGTTGTTTCTGGCATCGCCGCAAGCGCGCTGGATCACCGGGCAAGTGCTGGCGGTGGATGGTGGGCAGTCGCTGGAAGTGAACTGA
- a CDS encoding VirK family protein, which produces MSSRLYFSLAIAVLSASAVPAFATQSLNTQASLIDALEAGRNVAVSVDLSRCTAEAGTASSRSRGGVRIGAYRLTADGTLAFSDTQFIAASSDGRPFQQFQRYQVLADNSVRLTTYMYDLPSLQQRGALLAYQCTINQGIRFHAH; this is translated from the coding sequence ATGTCCTCACGTCTGTATTTTTCACTTGCTATCGCGGTGCTGTCAGCCAGCGCGGTTCCCGCATTCGCCACGCAATCGTTGAACACGCAAGCCAGCCTGATCGATGCGTTGGAGGCCGGCCGCAATGTGGCGGTGTCGGTTGATCTATCACGCTGCACGGCTGAAGCGGGCACTGCATCCAGTCGCAGCCGCGGTGGTGTGCGCATCGGCGCCTACCGTCTTACCGCGGACGGCACCCTGGCGTTTTCCGACACCCAGTTCATCGCTGCCAGCAGCGATGGCAGGCCGTTCCAGCAGTTCCAGCGCTACCAGGTGCTTGCCGACAACAGTGTGCGGCTGACCACCTACATGTACGACCTGCCGAGTCTGCAGCAACGCGGGGCACTGTTGGCGTATCAATGCACGATCAATCAGGGCATTCGCTTCCACGCGCACTGA